From the genome of Dehalococcoidia bacterium, one region includes:
- a CDS encoding TIGR00730 family Rossman fold protein: MFRIIGEFVEGFDALAGVEPAVTIYGSARKLNPDHPLYVKTEEIAYRLARQGFSIITGGGPGVMEAANRGARRGEARSIGLNIKLPMEQKPNDFTTTTLNFNYFFVRKVMLVKYASAFIFVPGGLGTLDELAEVLTLMQTHKIKPLPVILVDSAYWKGMLDWMRNTLLAQGFISEEDLNLLRVCDTVDEVVDAVRLWQRGRELGGKKAVSR, from the coding sequence ATGTTCCGCATCATCGGCGAATTCGTGGAGGGATTCGACGCACTCGCGGGCGTTGAACCGGCGGTCACCATCTACGGCTCGGCCAGGAAACTCAATCCCGACCACCCGCTTTATGTCAAGACGGAGGAGATTGCCTACCGGCTGGCCCGGCAGGGATTCTCCATCATCACCGGCGGGGGGCCCGGCGTCATGGAAGCGGCCAACAGGGGTGCGCGCCGGGGTGAGGCGCGCTCCATCGGCCTCAACATCAAGCTGCCCATGGAGCAGAAACCCAACGATTTCACCACTACCACGCTCAACTTCAACTATTTCTTCGTGCGCAAGGTCATGCTGGTAAAGTACGCCAGCGCCTTTATTTTCGTGCCCGGCGGCCTGGGCACGCTGGACGAGCTGGCCGAGGTGCTCACCCTCATGCAGACGCACAAGATAAAGCCCCTCCCCGTGATACTGGTTGACAGCGCCTACTGGAAGGGTATGCTGGACTGGATGCGGAATACCCTGCTGGCGCAGGGGTTCATCTCGGAAGAAGACCTCAATCTGCTGCGCGTCTGCGACACGGTGGACGAGGTAGTGGATGCCGTGCGCCTGTGGCAGCGTGGGCGCGAGCTGGGCGGCAAGAAAGCCGTCAGCCGTTGA
- the pgsA gene encoding CDP-diacylglycerol--glycerol-3-phosphate 3-phosphatidyltransferase produces the protein MDGRKKTDRWRRASQSCLSPQRRPVFEPVPQSCMGSDVPFRAFQIRYFHRSIYSNHGDSLNIGHDQLLSDNPLAVKIPLIFAMEIQEQKTAINPAVIPGTYRSPYRLNDKMNIVIWLTIARVLLLPLAILPVALDWHEGWLISAAVTSAAGLSDFVDGYLARKMKLTTALGANLDFLSDKIFIGGMLITLASFRLIAVWIPIVVLARELLITILRVKRFHTRPPSADNWGKAKTTVSFVAIVWVSLQKALQSGSVLNSLDAHGNLSAILSLAPWVMLAAVILTLLSGANYFWKYTSRKDARTQ, from the coding sequence ATGGATGGCCGAAAGAAAACAGACCGGTGGCGGAGAGCCAGTCAGTCTTGCCTTTCACCCCAAAGGCGACCTGTTTTTGAGCCTGTCCCGCAAAGTTGCATGGGTTCTGATGTACCTTTTCGTGCTTTTCAGATTCGATATTTTCACCGAAGCATATATAGCAATCACGGCGATTCTCTTAATATCGGTCATGATCAACTACTTTCAGATAATCCGCTCGCGGTTAAAATTCCGTTAATATTTGCTATGGAAATTCAAGAGCAAAAGACCGCCATAAATCCCGCTGTGATTCCGGGGACGTATCGTTCACCTTATCGCCTGAACGATAAAATGAACATTGTCATCTGGTTGACAATAGCGCGTGTTTTGCTTTTGCCCCTGGCTATTTTACCTGTGGCTCTCGACTGGCATGAAGGCTGGTTGATATCAGCCGCCGTCACTTCGGCGGCCGGGTTGAGCGACTTTGTCGATGGTTACCTGGCGCGCAAAATGAAACTGACAACTGCGCTGGGGGCAAACCTGGATTTTTTAAGCGATAAAATATTTATCGGCGGCATGTTGATAACACTGGCTTCTTTCAGGCTGATAGCCGTTTGGATTCCGATAGTCGTGCTGGCGCGAGAATTGCTCATCACGATCCTGCGCGTTAAGCGTTTTCACACGCGCCCACCATCGGCTGATAACTGGGGCAAAGCCAAAACCACCGTCTCTTTTGTGGCAATAGTTTGGGTTTCTCTCCAGAAAGCGTTGCAATCGGGCAGCGTCTTGAACTCCCTCGACGCGCACGGAAATCTCAGCGCGATTTTATCGTTAGCTCCCTGGGTCATGCTTGCGGCGGTTATATTAACGCTGCTATCGGGAGCAAATTACTTCTGGAAATACACGAGTCGGAAAGATGCCCGGACGCAATAA
- a CDS encoding DUF998 domain-containing protein: MHQKSSLNPRVWAIITMVCPALLLSLLLIVTLSVPDYDPVKSLISALSLDNFWLGAALFILSAITVLAFARGLSGGIPLNEKAKTLNMLYLAAVCLLLLIFVDIDHVHGIWTFKRVVHWSIASAATGFFIVSCFLIAQSMKKDAAWQKMYVFTTVLAVLTMAAGIGMAFIIRPGLVGVLERLILASAVIWVEAMSMRIYQFSRRGGTIQWQRSASGQILPKL; encoded by the coding sequence ATGCATCAAAAATCTTCGCTTAATCCCCGCGTATGGGCAATTATAACGATGGTTTGTCCCGCCTTGCTGCTGAGTTTACTGCTTATTGTGACTCTCTCGGTACCGGATTATGACCCGGTCAAGAGTTTGATTAGCGCGCTATCGCTTGATAACTTTTGGCTGGGGGCGGCCCTTTTTATCCTGTCGGCGATAACGGTTCTGGCATTCGCCAGGGGATTATCCGGCGGCATTCCATTGAACGAGAAAGCTAAAACTCTGAATATGCTGTATTTGGCTGCTGTTTGCCTGCTGTTGCTGATATTTGTTGATATCGATCATGTGCACGGAATATGGACGTTCAAACGTGTCGTCCACTGGTCCATCGCATCCGCGGCAACCGGCTTTTTTATCGTATCCTGTTTTTTGATAGCGCAGAGTATGAAGAAAGATGCGGCGTGGCAAAAAATGTATGTCTTCACCACCGTTCTGGCAGTTTTAACTATGGCAGCCGGCATCGGTATGGCTTTCATAATCCGTCCGGGACTGGTCGGGGTGTTGGAACGCCTCATACTGGCAAGCGCAGTAATATGGGTCGAGGCGATGTCTATGCGTATTTACCAATTCTCTCGCCGGGGCGGAACAATTCAATGGCAAAGGTCGGCCAGCGGACAGATACTCCCAAAATTGTAA
- a CDS encoding DedA family protein produces MFAENIIGQISLGSNAVERADLAIIGLAFVAQALKEWGIPSPGVTQSSLMYAGWQLTAGSFLTGAAIIVSVFSGSLCGSAVAYCAGRFLGPRFVNRFGKYLHLTPEKLDELKSKIGNRATPAIMLGRFVPTMMATLSVAAGMMRIPMAKYSAGVALAVLLWESLFVSIGALTGKALSEVRILDIKEILPALLVAMLGAFLIRATVVYLIHWRRKKKANSTACVNKAM; encoded by the coding sequence ATGTTTGCCGAAAATATTATTGGACAGATCTCTCTGGGTAGCAATGCCGTAGAGCGCGCTGATTTAGCTATTATCGGTCTGGCATTTGTGGCACAGGCGCTCAAGGAATGGGGAATTCCTTCTCCCGGGGTTACACAGAGCTCCCTGATGTATGCGGGTTGGCAGTTGACGGCCGGGAGTTTTCTGACGGGCGCCGCTATTATCGTCTCCGTTTTTAGCGGTTCCCTGTGTGGTTCTGCGGTGGCATATTGTGCGGGGAGATTCCTGGGACCGCGCTTTGTAAATCGCTTTGGCAAATATTTGCATCTCACGCCTGAAAAACTTGACGAACTGAAATCGAAAATCGGCAACCGGGCGACACCGGCCATCATGTTAGGGCGTTTCGTGCCTACCATGATGGCCACTCTTTCGGTCGCAGCCGGCATGATGCGCATCCCGATGGCAAAATATTCTGCGGGAGTTGCTCTTGCCGTGTTGTTGTGGGAGTCGTTGTTTGTAAGTATCGGGGCTCTCACCGGGAAGGCGTTGAGCGAAGTCCGCATTCTCGACATCAAAGAAATCCTGCCGGCGCTTTTAGTCGCCATGCTGGGGGCATTCCTCATCAGGGCAACCGTTGTATACCTGATACACTGGCGCAGGAAAAAGAAAGCGAATTCAACTGCCTGCGTCAACAAGGCAATGTAA